A stretch of Azospirillum brasilense DNA encodes these proteins:
- a CDS encoding class I SAM-dependent methyltransferase — protein sequence MQTGYVRTYERIAPLYDALDLGYEVMWKRRLRRGTFRGLSGRILDAGAGTGCNIPFYPEGARITAVDASPAMLARAAKRADRLRRAVEFQVMDLAATGFPDGHFDHVVATFVFCVLPEDLQVPVLREMRRILKPEGTLRILDYTQSERSAARLWMRVVSPWLSFAFGARYTAGYEGHLPQAGMGAVDSRFVMGDCVKLVEARAA from the coding sequence ATGCAGACCGGTTATGTGCGCACCTACGAACGCATCGCCCCGCTCTACGACGCGCTGGACCTCGGTTACGAGGTGATGTGGAAGCGGCGCCTGCGCCGGGGCACGTTCCGCGGCCTGTCCGGCCGCATCCTGGACGCTGGGGCTGGCACCGGCTGCAACATCCCCTTCTATCCCGAGGGCGCCCGGATAACCGCGGTGGACGCCAGCCCGGCCATGCTGGCCCGCGCCGCCAAGCGGGCGGACAGGCTGAGGCGGGCGGTGGAGTTCCAGGTGATGGATCTGGCCGCCACCGGATTCCCCGACGGCCATTTCGACCATGTGGTGGCGACCTTCGTCTTCTGCGTCCTGCCGGAGGATCTTCAGGTGCCGGTGCTGCGCGAGATGCGACGTATCCTGAAGCCGGAGGGGACGCTGCGCATCCTCGACTACACCCAGTCGGAGCGCTCGGCGGCCCGGTTGTGGATGCGCGTGGTGTCGCCCTGGCTGAGCTTCGCCTTCGGTGCCCGCTACACCGCCGGCTACGAGGGGCATCTGCCGCAGGCCGGCATGGGAGCGGTGGACAGCCGCTTCGTAATGGGCGATTGCGTGAAGCTGGTGGAGGCCCGCGCGGCCTGA
- a CDS encoding ribonuclease J, with amino-acid sequence MTFDNKRRRAAPKGGNRPNSNFGGNRPNTIVGDVRSGKSGGPRFQKNQNPKPYERPKATRPPGAPVPGPVPGNDEILFIPLGGCSRIGMNMALYGHAGKWLIVDAGVAFMGDEAPGVDSLMADPSFIEERMDEVVGLVVTHAHEDHIGAIHHLWPGLECPIYATPFAAHVIRERLKESGGLRHARIRVFEPGAAFEIGPFGIETITVTHSIPEPVSVAIHTKAGTVLHTGDWKFDPHPLVGPTMDLDALKRLGDRGVLAMMCDSTNANVDGTTGSEADARAGLIEAFAGRKGAIAVTGFASNVARMQAVAEAAAAHDRKVVLVGRSMLRMEKAARASGYLEKAPEFISIMEASWTPRRNLVFLCTGSQGEERAALSRLARDGHRELWLESGDTVIFSARAIPGNEVVLADVQDHLKAKGVTVVTPADAPVHVSGHPKRDDLIRMYDLIRPRFSVPVHGTIEHLEAHARLARACGVERALVPEDGDILRIAREGTAVIGHMEAKRLANTGRELIPWTGLPVAEDADALAEAMESMAA; translated from the coding sequence ATGACGTTTGATAACAAGCGCCGCCGCGCGGCGCCCAAGGGCGGCAACCGCCCGAACTCGAATTTTGGCGGCAACCGCCCGAACACGATTGTTGGCGATGTGCGCAGCGGCAAGTCCGGCGGCCCGCGTTTCCAGAAGAACCAGAACCCCAAGCCCTACGAGCGCCCCAAGGCGACCCGCCCGCCGGGCGCGCCGGTTCCCGGCCCGGTTCCGGGCAACGACGAGATCCTGTTCATCCCGCTCGGCGGCTGCTCGCGCATCGGTATGAACATGGCGCTCTACGGCCATGCCGGGAAGTGGCTGATCGTGGACGCCGGCGTCGCCTTCATGGGCGACGAGGCGCCGGGCGTCGACAGCCTGATGGCCGATCCCTCCTTTATTGAGGAGCGGATGGACGAGGTGGTCGGGCTGGTCGTCACCCACGCCCACGAAGATCACATCGGTGCCATCCACCATTTGTGGCCGGGGCTGGAATGCCCGATCTACGCGACCCCCTTCGCCGCCCACGTGATCCGTGAACGGCTGAAGGAGTCCGGCGGCCTGCGCCACGCCCGCATCCGGGTGTTCGAACCGGGTGCGGCCTTCGAGATCGGCCCCTTCGGCATCGAGACCATCACCGTCACCCACTCGATCCCCGAGCCGGTGTCGGTGGCGATCCACACCAAGGCCGGCACGGTCCTGCACACCGGCGACTGGAAGTTCGACCCGCACCCGCTGGTCGGCCCGACCATGGACCTGGACGCGCTGAAGCGTCTGGGCGACCGCGGCGTGCTGGCGATGATGTGCGACAGCACCAACGCCAACGTCGACGGCACCACGGGGTCGGAGGCGGACGCCCGCGCCGGCCTGATCGAGGCCTTCGCCGGGCGCAAGGGCGCCATCGCGGTGACCGGCTTCGCGTCCAACGTCGCCCGCATGCAGGCGGTGGCGGAGGCCGCGGCGGCCCACGACCGCAAGGTGGTGCTGGTTGGCCGGTCGATGCTGCGCATGGAGAAGGCGGCCCGCGCCAGCGGCTATCTGGAGAAGGCTCCGGAGTTTATCTCCATCATGGAAGCCTCCTGGACTCCGCGCCGGAACCTCGTGTTCCTGTGCACCGGCAGCCAGGGCGAGGAGCGGGCGGCGCTCAGCCGGCTGGCCCGCGATGGCCACCGTGAGCTATGGCTGGAAAGCGGCGACACGGTGATCTTCTCCGCCCGCGCCATTCCCGGCAACGAGGTGGTGCTGGCCGACGTGCAGGACCATCTGAAGGCCAAGGGCGTGACGGTGGTGACCCCCGCCGATGCGCCGGTGCATGTGTCGGGCCACCCGAAGCGGGACGACCTGATCCGCATGTACGACCTGATCCGCCCGCGCTTCTCCGTGCCGGTGCACGGCACCATCGAGCATCTGGAGGCCCACGCCCGCCTTGCCCGCGCCTGCGGCGTGGAACGGGCGCTGGTTCCGGAGGACGGCGACATCCTGCGGATCGCACGGGAAGGCACCGCGGTGATCGGCCATATGGAGGCCAAGCGCCTCGCCAACACCGGGCGCGAGTTGATCCCCTGGACGGGTCTGCCCGTCGCGGAGGACGCGGACGCCCTGGCCGAAGCTATGGAATCGATGGCCGCCTGA
- a CDS encoding BON domain-containing protein, whose translation MSDYESRWRNDPGTRRDDDRWERDRQRGESREWSAGSYQNRGRDEFGQSNWGQSGSGQSGRSGMMGGGGRQPGYGYEGQGREGFDYGRDYWRQQEGRGDYGQGSYGQSYGQGTYGQGSGNRDYGRDYGSRGSFGQGQRDWRSREDRQSYEDRGDYGQDFGYRGGFGRSDYGSGAYGGRDYGSRDYGGMDYGSRGTGNRDYSSRDYGNRDYGRMGYGGGSGYGRNEERGFFERAGDEMASWFGDEDAERRRRMDARNDDPGAQHHRGRGPRGYTRSDDRIREDVNDRLTDDPYIDASEIDVTVSNCEVTLSGTVGDRRTKRRAEDMAETISGVRHVQNNLRVRERTFGGTGTTAGASAMAGLGGTGSSGTGMSGSGMGSTGMSGSTTGTSGTSSTSGTGMSGTGMGGTSGTTDSTSRSSTSGSTNR comes from the coding sequence ATGTCCGACTATGAATCCAGGTGGAGGAACGACCCGGGCACCCGCCGCGACGACGATCGGTGGGAGCGCGACCGCCAACGCGGCGAAAGCCGCGAGTGGAGCGCCGGTTCGTATCAGAACCGTGGCCGTGACGAGTTCGGTCAATCGAATTGGGGCCAGTCCGGATCGGGCCAGTCCGGCCGTTCCGGCATGATGGGTGGCGGTGGCCGCCAGCCCGGCTACGGCTACGAGGGCCAGGGTCGCGAAGGATTCGACTACGGCCGCGACTATTGGCGCCAGCAGGAAGGCCGGGGCGATTACGGTCAAGGCTCCTATGGTCAAAGCTACGGCCAGGGCACCTATGGTCAAGGCTCCGGCAATCGCGACTACGGCCGCGATTATGGGTCCCGGGGTTCCTTCGGCCAGGGCCAGCGCGACTGGCGCTCCCGCGAGGATCGTCAGAGCTACGAGGACCGTGGCGACTACGGCCAGGACTTCGGCTACCGTGGCGGCTTCGGACGTTCCGATTACGGCAGCGGAGCCTATGGCGGCCGTGATTACGGCAGCCGCGACTATGGCGGCATGGATTACGGGTCGCGCGGCACCGGAAACCGCGACTACAGCAGCCGTGACTACGGGAACCGCGACTATGGCCGGATGGGCTACGGTGGCGGCAGCGGCTACGGCCGCAACGAGGAGCGCGGTTTCTTCGAACGGGCGGGCGACGAGATGGCCTCCTGGTTCGGCGACGAAGACGCGGAACGCCGCCGCCGCATGGATGCCCGCAACGACGATCCCGGCGCCCAGCACCACCGAGGCCGCGGGCCGCGCGGCTACACCCGCTCCGACGATCGCATCCGCGAGGATGTGAACGATCGCCTGACCGACGACCCCTACATCGACGCGTCGGAAATCGACGTGACCGTCAGCAATTGCGAGGTCACGCTGAGCGGCACGGTGGGCGACCGCCGGACCAAGCGCCGCGCCGAGGACATGGCCGAGACCATTTCCGGCGTCCGCCATGTGCAGAACAATCTGCGCGTCCGCGAGCGGACCTTCGGCGGCACCGGCACCACCGCCGGGGCGTCGGCGATGGCCGGGCTCGGCGGCACCGGGTCTTCCGGCACCGGCATGAGTGGCTCGGGGATGGGCAGCACCGGCATGAGCGGGTCCACAACGGGCACGTCCGGAACCTCCAGCACCTCCGGGACCGGCATGAGTGGTACCGGTATGGGCGGGACTTCCGGAACCACGGACAGCACCAGCCGCTCCAGCACCTCCGGCAGCACCAACCGCTGA
- a CDS encoding glycoside hydrolase family 15 protein, with amino-acid sequence MASRIEDYALLGDCETAALLSAEGSIDWLCWPRFDSDACFAALLGTPENGRWLLRPSDPDARTSRRYRGDSLILETEFETAEGAVTMIDFMPPRGEASDVVRILRGKRGCVAMRMDLTLRFGYGHVVPWVTRIGPHTLRAIAGPDMVVLHTSAPIHGEDMSTVADFTVAEGESISFVMIYSPSHLPLPEPVDAEQALMETERFWAEWSGRCAYSGLWRDAVVRSLVTLKALTYRPTGGIVAAPTTSLPEQLGGVRNWDYRYCWLRDATLTLLALMNAGYLQEALDWRDWGLRTIAGSPQQIQIMYGIAGERRLLEWEVPWLPGYEGASPVRVGNAAAPQLQLDVYGEMMDAAHQARMRGIEIRPEAWQVQCALLDHMESVWDQPDEGIWEVRGGARHFTHSKVMAWVAVDRMVKSAERFGLDAPLDRWKALRQAIFDDVCAKGYSKERNSFIQHYGASHVDAALLMLPMLGFLPVDDPRIQGTVAAIERELLQDGLVMRYRMERTDDGLPDGEGVFLACSFWLADVYVLQGRQAEAEALFNRLLALRNDLGLLSEEYDTTAKRLVGNFPQAFSHIALINTAFNLTRAEKPAEQRKDGD; translated from the coding sequence ATGGCCTCCCGCATTGAGGATTACGCCCTTTTGGGAGACTGCGAGACCGCAGCCCTGTTGTCCGCCGAAGGTTCCATCGACTGGCTGTGCTGGCCCCGCTTCGATTCCGACGCCTGCTTCGCAGCACTGCTGGGCACGCCGGAGAACGGGCGCTGGCTGCTGCGCCCGAGCGATCCCGACGCCCGCACGAGCCGGCGCTACCGCGGCGACAGCCTGATACTGGAGACGGAGTTCGAGACGGCGGAGGGTGCCGTCACCATGATCGACTTCATGCCGCCGCGCGGCGAGGCGTCGGACGTGGTGCGTATTCTGCGTGGGAAGCGCGGGTGCGTCGCCATGCGGATGGACCTGACGCTCCGCTTCGGCTACGGGCACGTCGTGCCATGGGTGACGCGGATCGGCCCGCACACCCTGCGCGCCATCGCCGGACCGGACATGGTCGTCCTCCACACCAGCGCCCCGATCCACGGCGAGGACATGAGCACCGTTGCGGATTTCACCGTGGCGGAGGGCGAGAGCATCAGCTTCGTGATGATCTATTCCCCCTCGCACTTGCCGCTGCCGGAGCCGGTCGATGCCGAGCAGGCGCTGATGGAGACCGAGCGCTTCTGGGCGGAGTGGAGCGGGCGTTGCGCCTACAGCGGCCTCTGGCGGGACGCGGTGGTGCGCTCGCTGGTCACGCTGAAGGCGCTGACCTACCGCCCGACCGGCGGCATCGTCGCGGCGCCGACCACGTCCCTTCCCGAACAGCTCGGCGGGGTGCGGAACTGGGACTACCGCTATTGCTGGCTGCGCGACGCCACCCTGACCCTGCTGGCGCTGATGAACGCCGGCTATCTCCAGGAGGCGCTGGACTGGCGCGACTGGGGCCTGCGCACCATCGCCGGCAGCCCCCAGCAGATCCAGATCATGTACGGCATCGCCGGCGAACGGCGCCTGCTGGAATGGGAGGTGCCCTGGCTGCCGGGCTACGAGGGGGCAAGCCCGGTCCGCGTCGGCAACGCCGCGGCCCCCCAGCTCCAGCTCGACGTCTATGGCGAGATGATGGACGCGGCGCATCAGGCGCGGATGCGCGGCATCGAGATCAGGCCGGAAGCCTGGCAGGTCCAGTGCGCCTTGCTCGACCATATGGAATCGGTGTGGGACCAGCCCGACGAAGGCATCTGGGAGGTGCGCGGCGGCGCACGGCATTTCACCCATTCCAAGGTGATGGCCTGGGTCGCCGTGGACCGTATGGTGAAGAGTGCGGAGAGGTTCGGCCTGGACGCGCCTTTGGACCGCTGGAAAGCGTTGCGCCAAGCCATTTTCGACGATGTCTGTGCCAAAGGCTATTCGAAGGAGCGGAACAGCTTCATCCAGCATTACGGCGCCAGCCACGTCGACGCGGCGCTGCTGATGCTGCCGATGCTCGGCTTCCTGCCGGTGGACGATCCCCGCATCCAGGGCACCGTCGCCGCCATCGAGCGGGAACTGCTTCAGGACGGCCTTGTCATGCGCTACCGGATGGAGAGAACCGACGACGGGCTTCCCGACGGGGAGGGGGTGTTTCTCGCCTGCTCCTTCTGGCTGGCCGACGTCTATGTGCTCCAGGGGCGTCAGGCCGAGGCCGAGGCGCTGTTCAACAGGTTGCTCGCCCTGCGCAACGATCTGGGTCTGCTGTCGGAGGAGTACGACACGACGGCGAAGCGGCTGGTCGGCAACTTCCCGCAGGCCTTCTCGCACATCGCGCTGATCAACACCGCCTTCAACCTGACCCGCGCGGAGAAGCCGGCGGAGCAGCGGAAGGATGGAGATTGA
- a CDS encoding right-handed parallel beta-helix repeat-containing protein, translating into MSGARRLTAFVHRGSIWVARGQTQEGRVNAAEFCRSGFPRCARPEDLFIDDTPMLHVDSRSAVGPGRWFFDYDADEIVIGDDPTGRRVETSVTARAFGGTASGVVIQNLTIEKYAAPIQAAAVDAEFGPGWTVRSSVLRLNHGVGVNAGNGSRILDNRILDNGHAGFSGSGTDFLIAGNEIARNGYAGVDFHWEGGGGKITESGGGGLIRGNCVHDNVGAGIWADIDVHRLVIEDNLVFGNADNGITYEISYDGVIRNNRVADNGQRGQGWFWGAQILISSARGVRVYGNDIDVPNGYGNAVTVVSQDRAPYTPAVGNEIFDNRIVIRNADARVGAVTDVDADNAVVAAGNRLYGNRYHLADLKERIWFWNDAEADWNAIRAQGQEVGGVVNAGIPQKTPLGCPSMAPTDNVR; encoded by the coding sequence TTGAGCGGAGCGCGCCGGCTCACCGCCTTCGTCCACCGCGGCTCCATCTGGGTCGCTCGCGGGCAGACGCAGGAGGGCCGGGTCAACGCGGCGGAGTTCTGTCGCTCCGGCTTTCCCCGCTGCGCCCGCCCGGAGGACCTGTTCATCGACGACACGCCGATGCTGCATGTCGACAGCCGGTCCGCCGTCGGGCCGGGGCGCTGGTTCTTCGACTACGACGCCGACGAGATCGTGATCGGCGACGATCCCACCGGGCGGCGGGTGGAAACCAGCGTCACCGCCCGCGCCTTCGGCGGAACCGCGTCGGGCGTCGTCATCCAGAATCTGACCATCGAGAAATACGCCGCCCCCATCCAGGCCGCCGCCGTGGACGCGGAGTTCGGCCCCGGCTGGACCGTCCGCAGCAGCGTCCTGCGCCTGAACCACGGCGTCGGAGTCAACGCCGGCAACGGCAGCCGTATCCTCGACAACCGCATCCTCGACAATGGCCACGCCGGCTTTTCCGGATCGGGAACGGACTTTCTGATCGCCGGCAACGAGATCGCCCGCAACGGCTATGCCGGCGTCGATTTCCATTGGGAGGGCGGCGGCGGCAAGATCACCGAATCCGGCGGCGGCGGACTCATCCGCGGCAATTGCGTCCACGACAATGTGGGTGCCGGAATCTGGGCCGACATCGATGTGCACCGGTTGGTGATCGAGGACAATCTGGTCTTCGGCAACGCCGACAACGGCATCACCTACGAGATCAGCTACGACGGGGTGATCCGCAACAACCGGGTCGCCGACAACGGGCAGCGCGGCCAGGGCTGGTTCTGGGGCGCCCAGATCCTGATCTCCAGCGCGCGGGGCGTGAGGGTCTACGGCAACGACATCGACGTGCCGAACGGCTACGGCAATGCGGTGACGGTGGTGTCCCAGGACCGCGCCCCCTACACCCCCGCCGTCGGCAACGAGATCTTCGACAACCGCATCGTCATCCGCAACGCCGACGCGCGGGTCGGCGCCGTCACCGACGTGGACGCCGACAACGCCGTGGTCGCCGCCGGGAACCGGCTTTACGGCAACCGCTACCATCTGGCGGACCTGAAGGAGCGAATCTGGTTCTGGAACGACGCGGAGGCCGACTGGAACGCCATCCGCGCCCAAGGTCAGGAAGTGGGCGGTGTCGTCAACGCCGGCATTCCACAGAAGACGCCGCTGGGCTGCCCTTCCATGGCCCCAACGGACAATGTTCGATGA
- a CDS encoding response regulator transcription factor: MLPCKDGTRLPNAFRRAPSVTSFASNHILAATRLTAAPMNDSGSFGSYYRMSGGARPLGEEQSVTAILHDETPLTRESLSTSLNLCGRGVRVLTAASLADLESVVRRDGAPDVALANFSGRLASDPDFRPRLAELLAVLDGIPLIMLSDSDETSTALEAIRQGAHGYISTTVGLTMALEAIRLVAAGGIFVPAPILHRLIIDQAGLTDPMLHAALSVPEPTANGKPHLTQLTPRQLSVLECLQEGKPNKVIAHELGMRESTVKVHVRNILRRLGATNRTEAVCRVMREDN; this comes from the coding sequence ATGTTGCCGTGCAAAGACGGAACGCGCCTGCCCAACGCCTTCCGCCGCGCCCCATCGGTCACGTCCTTCGCATCCAACCACATCCTGGCCGCCACGCGCCTGACCGCCGCCCCGATGAACGACTCCGGCTCGTTCGGGTCCTATTACCGAATGTCCGGGGGAGCGCGGCCGCTGGGGGAGGAGCAGAGCGTCACCGCCATCCTGCACGACGAAACGCCGCTGACGCGGGAAAGCCTGTCCACCAGCCTCAACCTGTGCGGACGGGGAGTGCGGGTGCTGACGGCGGCATCCCTTGCCGACCTGGAAAGCGTGGTGCGGCGGGACGGAGCGCCGGATGTGGCTCTGGCCAATTTCAGCGGGCGGCTCGCTTCCGATCCGGATTTCCGGCCGAGGCTGGCCGAACTGCTCGCCGTCCTGGACGGCATCCCGCTCATCATGCTGTCGGATTCCGACGAGACCTCGACGGCGCTGGAGGCTATCCGCCAGGGTGCGCACGGCTACATTTCCACCACCGTCGGCCTGACCATGGCGTTGGAGGCGATCCGTCTGGTCGCGGCGGGTGGCATCTTCGTTCCGGCACCCATCCTGCACCGGTTGATCATCGACCAAGCCGGGTTGACGGACCCGATGCTTCACGCCGCCTTATCCGTCCCGGAGCCCACAGCCAACGGCAAGCCTCATCTGACGCAACTGACACCGCGTCAACTCTCCGTCCTGGAATGCCTTCAGGAGGGCAAGCCGAACAAGGTCATCGCCCACGAATTGGGAATGCGGGAAAGCACCGTGAAAGTGCATGTCCGGAACATCCTGCGGCGGCTCGGCGCCACCAACCGGACGGAAGCGGTCTGCCGCGTCATGCGCGAAGACAACTGA
- a CDS encoding response regulator transcription factor yields MTTDIKQQSGIAPGIAPGISVVLADPNSLTRDCFSLGLGTLCQDMTVRSVASLRDAAGVLARDGRTEVVLCNIGAQMGLNDGLCAAIRDAVSACLPVPLVLISDRDDGGMILESLRLGVRGYIVPNLGLGVMLEAIRLVAAGGTFVPATSLQSLIAPVPGGIAVPQTPPPGASLPATDRIGGLTPREMAVLTCMREGKSNKLIAYMLGMCENTAKAHVRNVLKKLGATNRTEAAFMAHAHLSRGTVLESNQP; encoded by the coding sequence ATGACGACGGACATCAAGCAGCAATCGGGGATCGCTCCAGGGATCGCCCCAGGGATTTCGGTGGTCCTGGCGGACCCGAACAGCCTCACTCGGGATTGCTTTTCGCTCGGCCTCGGCACGCTGTGCCAGGACATGACCGTGCGATCGGTGGCCTCGCTGAGGGACGCCGCGGGAGTCCTGGCGCGGGACGGACGGACGGAGGTCGTGTTGTGCAACATCGGTGCGCAGATGGGCCTGAACGACGGTCTGTGCGCGGCTATCCGTGACGCGGTGTCGGCCTGCCTGCCGGTGCCGCTGGTGCTCATTTCGGACCGCGACGACGGCGGGATGATCCTGGAAAGCCTGCGCCTCGGCGTACGCGGCTACATCGTGCCCAACCTCGGGCTGGGAGTCATGCTGGAGGCGATCCGGCTGGTCGCCGCGGGGGGAACCTTCGTGCCGGCCACCTCCCTGCAATCGCTGATCGCGCCGGTGCCGGGCGGCATCGCCGTTCCGCAGACCCCGCCGCCGGGCGCTTCCCTGCCGGCGACGGACCGGATCGGCGGGCTGACGCCGCGGGAAATGGCCGTGCTGACCTGCATGCGGGAGGGCAAGTCGAACAAGCTGATCGCCTACATGCTGGGCATGTGCGAGAACACCGCCAAGGCCCATGTGCGCAACGTGCTGAAGAAGCTGGGCGCCACCAACCGGACGGAGGCCGCCTTCATGGCGCACGCCCATCTGTCCCGCGGCACGGTCCTGGAATCGAACCAGCCCTGA